A region from the Mycobacterium heidelbergense genome encodes:
- a CDS encoding acyltransferase family protein: MAADFYRVSGVVLIVLGHWLAGSVTYHDGSFGRQNPLVDMPWTQWLTWPFQAVPTFFFVAGYAGAVSWRHRRETEGVSRQTWLRRRLARVLGPTAVYVALVSVVVLLLGAGHVAGSTLEYAGWAVAMHLWFLAVYLVVVSLTPIAVAAHRRWGLRVPAALAVAVVAVDVLSVGGHAHYLGRLNYVLCWGAFYQLGIAWHGGLLAGRRAVLLAAGSAIALALSIGLGPYPVSMIGVPGQTIDNTTPPTAALLAFGCAQAGVAMALAPALNRALRGGLVKRMLAIGNNNVMALYLWHMIPVVIVAIVGYPAGLLPQPAEGTGQWWLARLEWVVVLGVAAAIEMVLLWWGRRVFAAPLPMLGVPLTDRWTEPVMLAGAAMAAYGLSFLAADGFAPDGHFGWVTALIFAAGAVLVALRGTKVGARSAVRPPV, from the coding sequence ATGGCGGCGGACTTCTATCGCGTCTCCGGCGTGGTCCTCATCGTGCTGGGGCACTGGTTGGCCGGGTCGGTCACCTATCACGACGGATCTTTCGGCCGGCAGAACCCGCTCGTCGACATGCCCTGGACCCAGTGGCTGACGTGGCCGTTCCAGGCGGTCCCGACGTTCTTTTTCGTGGCCGGCTATGCCGGCGCGGTGTCGTGGAGGCATCGGCGCGAGACCGAGGGGGTGTCGCGGCAGACCTGGCTGAGGCGTCGGCTGGCCCGGGTGCTGGGCCCGACGGCGGTGTACGTCGCGCTAGTGTCGGTGGTGGTGCTGCTGCTCGGCGCGGGCCACGTGGCCGGTTCAACGCTGGAGTACGCCGGTTGGGCGGTGGCGATGCACCTGTGGTTTTTGGCCGTGTACCTGGTGGTTGTGTCGCTGACGCCGATTGCGGTTGCGGCACATCGCCGTTGGGGCTTGCGGGTGCCGGCGGCGCTGGCGGTGGCGGTCGTGGCGGTGGACGTCCTCTCTGTCGGCGGCCACGCGCATTACCTCGGGAGGCTGAACTATGTGCTGTGCTGGGGAGCCTTCTATCAGCTCGGAATCGCTTGGCATGGTGGGCTATTGGCGGGCCGCAGGGCCGTGCTGCTCGCGGCCGGCTCGGCGATCGCGCTGGCGCTGTCGATCGGGCTGGGCCCCTACCCGGTCAGTATGATCGGCGTTCCCGGGCAGACGATCGACAACACGACGCCGCCCACCGCGGCTCTGCTGGCCTTCGGATGCGCGCAGGCCGGAGTGGCGATGGCGCTGGCGCCCGCGCTGAACCGCGCGCTGCGCGGCGGGCTGGTCAAGCGGATGCTGGCGATCGGGAACAACAACGTGATGGCCCTTTACCTGTGGCACATGATTCCCGTCGTGATCGTGGCGATCGTGGGCTATCCGGCCGGGCTGTTGCCGCAACCGGCCGAGGGTACGGGCCAGTGGTGGCTGGCCCGGCTGGAATGGGTGGTGGTCCTTGGCGTCGCGGCGGCGATCGAGATGGTGCTGCTGTGGTGGGGACGGCGCGTTTTCGCGGCGCCCCTTCCGATGCTCGGCGTACCGCTCACGGATCGCTGGACCGAGCCCGTCATGCTGGCCGGCGCGGCGATGGCGGCCTACGGCCTGTCGTTCCTCGCCGCCGACGGCTTCGCTCCGGACGGCCATTTCGGGTGGGTGACCGCGCTGATCTTCGCCGCGGGGGCGGTGCTGGTCGCGCTTCGCGGCACGAAGGTCGGCGCACGATCGGCGGTGCGACCACCCGTTTGA
- the efeO gene encoding iron uptake system protein EfeO has product MVAVAALSVTACGHSASPKSGQPGGTNAVKATVNVTMANSGGKDGCALDTTSVPAGPVTFTVANTSAPGITEMELLRDQRIVGEKENLAPGLDPVSFTVTLDGGSYQLYCPGASTEYQTLTVTGRAPAGPTGSVASVLSQGTKDYAAYIVNQIGQLDAGVKALDSAVQSGNLDAAKTAYAKARLFWERSEASVEGFVLPGFAVGDNAGNLDYLIDMRASTPVDAKVGWKGFHAIERDLWQGGAITPATKALSTELVGNVGKLNGIVATLQYKPEDLANGGSDLIEEVQNTKITGEEEAFSHIDLVDFSGNVEGAQQAYASLRPGLEKIDGNLVNQIDRQFQAVLSVLDGYRDPTALGGYRTYTPALRASDAPKLTAVIQPLHQSLSTVAQKVVSAN; this is encoded by the coding sequence TTGGTCGCGGTCGCGGCATTGTCCGTGACGGCATGCGGCCACTCGGCGTCCCCGAAATCCGGGCAACCCGGCGGCACCAACGCCGTCAAGGCGACCGTCAACGTCACCATGGCCAACAGCGGCGGCAAGGATGGCTGCGCGCTGGACACCACCAGCGTGCCGGCCGGGCCGGTGACGTTCACCGTGGCCAACACGAGCGCGCCGGGCATCACGGAGATGGAGTTGCTCAGGGACCAGCGGATCGTCGGCGAGAAGGAGAACCTCGCGCCCGGCCTGGACCCCGTGTCCTTCACCGTCACCTTGGACGGCGGCTCCTATCAGTTGTATTGCCCCGGCGCGAGCACCGAATACCAGACTCTGACGGTGACGGGCCGAGCGCCGGCGGGGCCGACGGGTTCGGTCGCGAGCGTCCTCAGCCAGGGCACCAAGGACTACGCGGCGTACATCGTCAACCAGATCGGTCAGCTCGATGCGGGCGTGAAGGCGCTTGATTCCGCCGTGCAGTCCGGGAACCTCGACGCCGCGAAGACGGCCTACGCCAAGGCGCGGCTGTTCTGGGAGCGATCCGAGGCCAGCGTGGAGGGCTTTGTCCTCCCGGGTTTCGCGGTCGGCGACAACGCCGGCAACCTCGACTACCTGATCGACATGCGCGCGTCCACCCCGGTCGACGCCAAGGTCGGGTGGAAGGGCTTCCACGCCATCGAACGCGACCTGTGGCAGGGCGGCGCGATCACCCCCGCCACCAAGGCGTTGAGCACCGAATTGGTCGGCAACGTAGGCAAATTGAACGGTATCGTCGCCACCCTGCAATACAAGCCCGAGGATCTGGCCAACGGCGGCAGCGATCTGATCGAGGAGGTGCAGAACACCAAGATCACCGGTGAGGAGGAGGCCTTCAGCCACATCGACCTGGTCGATTTCTCGGGCAACGTCGAAGGCGCTCAACAGGCCTACGCGTCGCTGCGGCCGGGGCTGGAGAAGATCGACGGCAACCTCGTCAACCAGATCGACCGGCAATTCCAAGCCGTCCTTAGCGTCCTGGACGGCTACCGCGACCCGACGGCGCTGGGCGGCTACCGGACGTACACGCCCGCGTTGCGGGCCAGCGACGCACCGAAACTGACCGCCGTCATCCAGCCGCTCCATCAAAGCCTGTCCACGGTCGCCCAAAAAGTCGTCTCGGCCAACTGA
- a CDS encoding acyl-CoA dehydrogenase family protein — MTATMDPAAVRLDPELLEDIRAHAAALDRGEHDSRRSFTALGAAGLLGIGAPGNADGRLPGMADVIRVISGECMSTGFSLWAHRMTVEYLLTAATPFSTAAVGPLLAGAAPGVTGMASAFKEAAGCGSLELTATPVADGYAVSGPIRWASNLYADSTMVTAVRTDAGEKLIVALPLTTPGVVVGDHFDLLAMGSTASSYLNLQGAHVAADQVLSRDFEGFLRAVRPTFLVLQSAMCLGLTRTTMEQSRVGLTGVNSVFAAEVDAVAEGLVSAEATLARLAAAVGGPTPPAKKELLSLRLAAAQLCSASADLEIRTAGGKGYASRTSASRRYREAAFIPVQSPSEAQLRWELSRCA, encoded by the coding sequence ATGACGGCAACCATGGACCCCGCGGCCGTCCGGCTGGATCCCGAACTGCTGGAAGACATTCGGGCCCACGCCGCGGCGTTGGACCGCGGCGAGCACGACTCCCGCCGCAGCTTCACGGCGCTCGGTGCCGCCGGCCTGCTCGGGATCGGCGCGCCGGGCAACGCCGACGGCAGGCTGCCCGGCATGGCCGACGTGATCCGGGTGATCTCGGGGGAGTGCATGAGCACCGGCTTCTCGTTGTGGGCCCACCGGATGACGGTGGAGTACCTGCTTACCGCCGCAACGCCTTTCAGCACGGCCGCGGTCGGGCCGCTCCTTGCCGGGGCCGCGCCGGGCGTCACCGGCATGGCCTCGGCGTTCAAGGAGGCCGCCGGCTGCGGGAGCCTGGAATTGACGGCCACACCCGTCGCGGACGGTTATGCGGTGTCCGGCCCCATCAGGTGGGCCAGCAACCTCTACGCCGACTCGACGATGGTCACCGCGGTGCGCACCGACGCCGGCGAGAAACTGATCGTGGCGCTGCCGTTGACGACGCCGGGCGTGGTGGTGGGCGATCACTTCGACCTGTTGGCGATGGGCAGCACCGCCTCGTCGTACCTGAACCTGCAAGGCGCCCACGTCGCCGCGGACCAGGTGTTGTCGCGCGACTTCGAGGGATTTCTGCGGGCGGTGCGCCCGACCTTCCTTGTCCTGCAGTCGGCGATGTGCCTGGGGCTGACGAGAACCACCATGGAGCAGAGCCGGGTCGGGCTGACCGGGGTCAACTCGGTCTTCGCCGCCGAGGTGGACGCGGTCGCGGAAGGGCTCGTCTCGGCGGAGGCGACGCTGGCCCGGTTGGCCGCCGCGGTCGGCGGGCCGACGCCCCCGGCGAAGAAGGAGTTGCTGTCGCTGCGGCTCGCGGCCGCTCAACTCTGCAGCGCGAGCGCCGATTTGGAGATCCGCACCGCCGGCGGCAAGGGCTATGCGAGCCGGACCTCGGCGAGCCGGCGTTACCGGGAGGCGGCGTTCATCCCGGTGCAGTCGCCGTCGGAGGCGCAACTGCGCTGGGAATTGTCCAGATGCGCCTGA
- a CDS encoding SDR family oxidoreductase, which translates to MAERLAGRVALVSGGARGMGASHVRTLVAEGAKVVFGDILDDEAKAVAAELGDAVRYVHLDVTKPEQWESAVATAIGEFGGVDVLVNNAGILNIGTLEDYELSEWQRILDVNLTGVFLGIRAVVKPMKAAGRGSIINISSIEGMAGTIACHGYTASKFAVRGLTKSAALELGPSGIRVNSIHPGLIKTPMTQWVPEDIFQTALGRAADPREVSNLVVYLASDESSYSTGSEFVVDGGTTAGLGHKDFSAVDADQQPEWVT; encoded by the coding sequence GTGGCAGAGCGGTTGGCGGGAAGGGTCGCGCTCGTCAGTGGCGGCGCGCGGGGGATGGGCGCATCCCACGTACGGACGCTGGTGGCCGAGGGCGCCAAGGTGGTGTTCGGGGACATCCTCGATGACGAGGCCAAGGCGGTGGCGGCCGAGCTCGGGGACGCCGTTCGCTACGTGCATCTCGACGTCACCAAGCCCGAGCAATGGGAATCCGCGGTGGCCACCGCCATCGGCGAGTTCGGCGGCGTCGACGTGCTGGTGAACAACGCCGGCATCCTCAACATCGGCACCCTGGAGGACTACGAGCTCTCCGAGTGGCAGCGGATCCTCGACGTCAACCTGACGGGCGTATTCCTCGGCATCCGCGCCGTGGTGAAACCCATGAAGGCGGCGGGGCGGGGATCGATCATCAACATCTCGTCCATCGAGGGGATGGCCGGCACCATCGCTTGCCACGGTTACACCGCAAGCAAATTCGCTGTCCGCGGGTTGACGAAGTCGGCGGCCCTGGAGCTGGGGCCCAGCGGAATCCGAGTGAACTCGATTCATCCCGGGCTCATCAAGACGCCGATGACGCAGTGGGTTCCCGAGGATATCTTCCAGACGGCGTTGGGCCGGGCCGCCGACCCCAGGGAGGTGTCCAACCTCGTGGTCTACCTGGCCAGCGACGAGTCCAGCTATTCGACGGGCTCGGAGTTCGTCGTGGATGGCGGCACCACCGCGGGCCTGGGGCACAAGGATTTCTCCGCGGTCGACGCGGATCAGCAGCCGGAGTGGGTCACCTAG
- the efeB gene encoding iron uptake transporter deferrochelatase/peroxidase subunit → MADGDTTESVEAAAVSRRHVLGGAMLAGLGGAAVGAAGGGFAGYAMAAAHHTGDDDTVDLRRGYPFYDQLHQGGIATPPQRYAMFMSFSLAAGAGRTELRTLLARWSAAAAILQQGKPVGTVQPQVEVQPPADTGEAYGLSPASLTVTIGLGPSLFGDRFGLAARRPAAFTDLPPLNGDNLDPRLRGGDLSVQACADDPQVCYHAVRNLARLGRNIVSPFWAVLGFGRASAGPGQHTPRNLLGFKDGTRNIATDAEYARFVWVDDSDQPWMNGGTYQVVRKIRMLLETWDVDRIGNQQRIFGRTKEEGAPLSGKAEFDTPDFTAKGADGNPLIDPLSHVGLAARENNDGVMIRRRSYNYTDGLDANGQLNAGLLFISYQKDPQDFIRLQNRLGAHDLLNEYIRHIGSAIFAVPPAPAEGHYVGQILFG, encoded by the coding sequence ATGGCGGACGGCGACACGACGGAATCGGTTGAGGCGGCGGCGGTTTCGCGGCGCCACGTGCTGGGCGGCGCCATGCTGGCCGGCCTGGGCGGCGCCGCGGTCGGCGCCGCCGGCGGCGGGTTCGCCGGCTACGCGATGGCGGCCGCACACCACACCGGCGATGACGACACCGTCGACCTGCGCCGCGGCTACCCCTTCTACGATCAGCTCCATCAAGGCGGAATCGCCACGCCCCCACAGCGTTACGCCATGTTCATGTCCTTCTCGCTGGCCGCCGGCGCCGGCCGCACCGAGCTGCGAACCCTGCTGGCGCGCTGGTCGGCCGCGGCCGCGATCCTGCAGCAGGGCAAGCCCGTCGGCACCGTGCAGCCGCAGGTCGAGGTGCAGCCCCCCGCCGATACCGGGGAGGCCTACGGGCTGAGCCCCGCCAGCCTCACCGTCACCATCGGGTTGGGGCCGTCGCTGTTCGGCGACCGTTTCGGGCTCGCCGCGCGGCGCCCGGCCGCGTTCACCGACCTGCCCCCGCTCAACGGGGACAACCTGGATCCCCGCCTGCGCGGTGGCGACCTGTCCGTGCAAGCCTGCGCCGACGACCCCCAGGTCTGCTACCACGCGGTGCGCAACCTGGCCCGCCTCGGCCGCAACATCGTGTCACCGTTCTGGGCGGTGCTGGGGTTCGGACGGGCCTCGGCCGGCCCCGGCCAGCACACCCCACGAAACCTCTTGGGATTCAAGGACGGTACCCGCAACATCGCCACCGACGCGGAGTACGCCCGATTCGTCTGGGTCGATGACAGCGACCAGCCGTGGATGAACGGCGGGACCTACCAAGTCGTCCGCAAGATCCGGATGCTGCTGGAGACCTGGGATGTCGATCGGATCGGCAATCAGCAGAGGATCTTTGGCCGCACCAAAGAGGAAGGGGCGCCGCTGAGCGGCAAGGCCGAATTCGACACGCCGGATTTCACCGCCAAAGGCGCCGACGGCAACCCGCTCATCGATCCGTTGTCCCACGTCGGCCTGGCCGCCCGGGAGAACAACGACGGCGTCATGATCCGCCGGCGTTCCTACAACTACACCGACGGCCTCGACGCCAACGGCCAACTCAACGCCGGCCTGCTGTTCATCTCGTATCAAAAAGATCCGCAAGATTTTATTCGTTTGCAGAACCGACTGGGCGCCCACGACCTCCTGAACGAATACATCCGTCACATCGGGTCAGCAATCTTCGCGGTACCGCCGGCACCCGCGGAAGGCCACTACGTCGGGCAAATCCTGTTCGGCTGA
- a CDS encoding aldo/keto reductase — translation MKRAHLADLDVGRLGLGAMGMSVAYAGAGTDDAESIRTIHRAIDLGVTLIDTAEVYGPYVNEELVARALQGRRDRVALATKFGLISHTGRDGLDSSPANIRIAVDGSLRRLATDHIDLYYQHRLDRGTPIEDTVGTLAELVAAGKVRHIGLSEVGVNTIRRAHAVHPITAVQSEYSLWTRDPEDGVLDVLRELGIGFVAYSPLGRGFLAGAIRSTGELPDSDYRKTNPRFFDENFQHNLDSADELRDIAADVGATPAQVALAWLLAKGPDIVPIPGTKRVASLEENVAADTVELTPAQLARLDQLTPPVGGHHAEAQMGWIDR, via the coding sequence ATGAAACGGGCTCATCTCGCCGACCTCGACGTTGGGCGCCTCGGCCTGGGCGCGATGGGCATGTCCGTCGCCTACGCCGGCGCCGGCACCGACGACGCCGAATCCATCCGCACGATTCACCGCGCGATCGACCTCGGCGTCACGCTGATCGACACCGCCGAGGTTTACGGCCCCTACGTCAACGAAGAACTCGTCGCACGCGCGCTGCAGGGCCGGCGGGACCGGGTGGCGCTGGCCACCAAGTTCGGCCTGATCTCCCACACCGGCCGGGACGGCCTCGACAGCAGCCCAGCCAACATCCGCATCGCCGTGGACGGGTCCCTGCGAAGGCTCGCGACCGACCACATTGACCTCTACTACCAACACCGCCTCGACCGCGGGACCCCGATCGAAGACACGGTCGGAACGCTGGCCGAGTTGGTCGCCGCGGGCAAGGTCCGGCACATCGGCCTTTCCGAAGTCGGCGTGAACACCATCCGCCGCGCCCACGCCGTGCACCCCATCACCGCCGTGCAATCCGAATACTCGCTGTGGACCCGCGACCCCGAAGACGGGGTGCTGGACGTCCTGCGTGAACTCGGCATCGGGTTCGTCGCCTATTCGCCACTGGGCCGCGGCTTCCTCGCCGGCGCGATCCGCTCCACCGGGGAGCTTCCCGACAGCGACTACCGCAAGACCAACCCCCGCTTCTTCGACGAGAACTTCCAGCACAATCTCGACAGCGCGGACGAGCTGCGCGACATCGCCGCCGACGTCGGCGCCACCCCGGCCCAGGTGGCGTTGGCCTGGCTGCTGGCGAAAGGCCCTGACATCGTGCCCATTCCGGGAACCAAGCGGGTCGCCAGCCTCGAGGAAAACGTCGCGGCCGACACCGTCGAGCTGACCCCCGCCCAGCTGGCGAGACTCGATCAACTCACCCCACCCGTCGGGGGTCACCACGCCGAGGCGCAAATGGGATGGATCGACCGCTGA
- a CDS encoding RNA polymerase sigma factor has protein sequence MVTPVAVPPERTQPERLVGGIPLATLVRDFHRPMLNFARTMVNSAAVAEDAVQEAWVQVLQSADSFEGRSSVSTWLFGIVKHTASRHRRRESRIRDHEVLVATDADAADPLSGRMHPAGHPDAGHWSVPPSRRFLPEDQTVASELVGFVRAALDALPARQRQLIILRDLVGACAEEAAEILELSAQAQRALLYRARGNLRNELEKRYRR, from the coding sequence ATGGTGACTCCCGTGGCGGTGCCGCCCGAGCGCACTCAACCCGAACGCCTGGTCGGCGGAATTCCGCTGGCCACCTTGGTGCGAGACTTCCACCGGCCGATGCTGAATTTCGCTCGCACCATGGTGAATTCGGCGGCGGTGGCCGAGGACGCGGTGCAGGAGGCCTGGGTGCAGGTCCTGCAGTCGGCGGATTCGTTCGAGGGGCGTTCCTCGGTGAGCACCTGGTTGTTCGGGATCGTCAAGCACACGGCTTCGCGGCACCGGCGCCGCGAGTCGCGGATCCGCGACCACGAGGTGCTCGTGGCCACGGACGCCGACGCCGCCGACCCGTTGTCGGGTCGCATGCATCCCGCGGGGCATCCCGACGCCGGGCACTGGAGTGTCCCGCCGTCGCGGCGGTTTCTGCCGGAGGACCAGACCGTGGCGAGCGAGCTCGTCGGGTTCGTGCGGGCGGCGCTGGACGCGCTGCCGGCGCGGCAACGACAGCTGATCATCCTGCGCGACCTGGTCGGCGCGTGCGCCGAAGAGGCGGCCGAGATCCTCGAGCTGTCCGCCCAGGCGCAGCGCGCCCTGCTGTACCGCGCCCGCGGAAATCTCCGAAACGAATTGGAAAAGCGGTATCGCCGATGA
- a CDS encoding OsmC family protein, translated as MTDALVIDAEGLDRLSCHAKANPGTGKKTLKAKTVCEAGFRNMTYVRDLAPMLVGEPPALLGDDSAPNPSETALAALGSCISVGLLANATHRGVTLTKIEVEMEGDIDISAVWGVGDTPEGKRLGFSAVRCAVTLAGDADDATLKEIHDNAIAWSPVVNTFRRPATVDSTLRT; from the coding sequence ATGACCGACGCGCTCGTCATCGATGCCGAAGGGCTCGACCGGCTGTCCTGTCACGCCAAGGCCAACCCCGGCACCGGCAAGAAGACGCTGAAAGCCAAGACGGTCTGCGAGGCGGGATTCCGCAACATGACCTACGTGCGCGACCTCGCGCCGATGCTGGTCGGCGAGCCGCCCGCGCTTCTGGGCGACGACTCGGCGCCCAACCCCTCGGAAACCGCCCTGGCCGCCCTGGGGTCGTGCATCTCGGTGGGGCTGTTGGCCAACGCGACGCACCGCGGCGTGACCCTCACCAAGATCGAGGTCGAGATGGAGGGCGACATCGACATCTCCGCGGTATGGGGAGTGGGGGACACCCCCGAGGGCAAGCGGCTCGGCTTCAGCGCGGTCCGCTGCGCGGTAACCCTGGCCGGCGATGCCGACGACGCGACCCTCAAGGAGATCCACGACAACGCGATCGCGTGGTCGCCCGTCGTGAACACGTTCCGGCGCCCGGCGACCGTCGACTCGACCCTCCGCACCTAG